The Candidatus Methylacidiphilales bacterium genome has a window encoding:
- a CDS encoding sulfite reductase flavoprotein subunit alpha has translation MVNLSNSIPKIIYAGQGGNAKWVATKLSEALGIANIHHTLLACNSLNTMTLSQERQVVFVISTQGEGEPPDNARALFSYLQSKKNYSLSQLKFSVFSLGDKSYPLFAKAGNDAAELLLSRGAKQIEPTTQADTDYIKIVPEWIARQCSFLSDGVLSAASSYTIPNLHREIRSVALPILEVHDLCDYQSSKKVIHVALDNTEAQLAYQPGDSLLIDIHTPFHLLENIASYFSDSTTELTNTLHSKEIMRTHGTAINQYQKINGYSLSQFSEKQLDNIDWMRILTTYPPRNMSFKQFIELLPNKSERLYSISSSPNYHVGEIHLTIRQFTRGTLYGRGLGSSYYSEYQDACSVTIKPNESFRLPEDETVPLILISAGTGLAPFRGFIFELIARQKNNKVWLFFGEQTRHTNFLYQKDLLEWLDTRPGDKLSVSFSRDVIAQGYIDSQIINNGKEILSWIEQGAKLFLCGSKSTLAVSVEQSIKKIYQQHKSLSTEMAEEAYNLLLTNGVLVRDVY, from the coding sequence ATGGTCAATCTTTCAAACTCTATTCCAAAAATAATCTATGCTGGCCAAGGAGGAAATGCCAAGTGGGTAGCAACAAAACTTAGTGAAGCGCTGGGGATCGCTAACATACACCACACTTTACTTGCATGCAACTCACTAAATACCATGACACTTTCACAAGAACGACAAGTGGTTTTCGTTATTAGCACTCAAGGAGAGGGAGAACCGCCAGATAATGCAAGAGCGCTTTTCTCTTATTTACAATCAAAAAAAAACTATTCGTTGTCACAACTTAAATTTTCTGTATTTTCATTAGGGGATAAATCTTACCCATTATTTGCAAAAGCAGGAAATGATGCCGCAGAACTTTTGTTATCACGCGGGGCAAAACAAATTGAACCAACCACTCAGGCTGATACTGACTATATAAAGATTGTACCAGAATGGATTGCAAGACAATGCTCATTTCTAAGCGACGGGGTATTAAGCGCGGCGAGTAGTTATACTATTCCAAATTTGCATCGAGAAATCAGGTCGGTGGCGCTACCAATATTAGAAGTGCATGATCTTTGCGATTATCAATCTTCAAAAAAAGTAATCCATGTTGCATTAGATAACACCGAAGCGCAATTAGCATACCAACCTGGTGATAGCTTGCTGATTGACATACATACACCTTTTCATTTGCTTGAAAATATCGCATCGTATTTTAGTGATTCAACCACAGAACTGACAAATACATTACATTCAAAAGAAATAATGAGAACACACGGGACTGCCATTAATCAATACCAAAAAATTAATGGGTACTCACTTTCGCAATTTTCAGAAAAACAGTTAGACAATATAGATTGGATGCGAATTCTAACCACCTATCCCCCTCGGAATATGTCATTTAAACAATTCATTGAGCTTTTACCTAATAAATCTGAAAGGCTATATTCAATTAGCTCATCACCAAATTATCATGTTGGAGAAATACATTTAACCATAAGACAATTTACTCGTGGCACTTTGTACGGAAGAGGGCTTGGTTCTAGTTATTATAGTGAATATCAAGATGCCTGTTCAGTTACGATAAAGCCAAATGAATCTTTCAGATTACCAGAAGATGAAACAGTACCATTAATACTGATTTCTGCAGGAACTGGTTTAGCGCCATTTAGAGGATTTATATTTGAACTAATTGCGAGGCAAAAAAATAACAAAGTTTGGTTATTTTTTGGTGAGCAGACTAGGCATACAAATTTTTTATACCAAAAAGATTTACTAGAGTGGTTAGATACTAGACCAGGAGATAAGCTCTCAGTTTCATTTTCAAGAGATGTTATCGCGCAAGGATACATTGATTCACAAATAATCAACAACGGAAAAGAAATACTTAGTTGGATAGAACAAGGTGCTAAATTATTTCTATGTGGATCAAAATCTACGCTTGCAGTCAGTGTGGAACAAAGTATAAAAAAAATCTATCAGCAACATAAATCACTTAGTACAGAAATGGCAGAAGAGGCATATAATCTACTTTTAACTAATGGAGTGTTAGTTCGCGATGTCTACTGA
- a CDS encoding NADPH-dependent assimilatory sulfite reductase hemoprotein subunit — MSTEIEKLKINSNALRGTIKQSLNNPITSRLATGDDQLIKFHGIYQQDNRDRREAREKIRLEPDHSFMLRIRIPAGIVTSKQLIAINDISDSYGEKHYKCTTRQTIQIHHIAKQNLPSVISHLHLAGLDSKATCGDVNRNITTASHTLKPALLQECLVMAQELSDAFLPTSQAYEDLFLGNNTTTMVPDAMYQDRYLPRKFKTAIAIPPINDCDLFTNDLGFIVNGEKEIESITLVLGGGLGHTFGNVKTFPKLGTPIGNFPKKHLPAVMKAVLEFQRDFGNRNDRKLSRLKHTIAELGLEFTKKELEKISSITFDPPIFQAFTTGQECFGWNIDENGKSRYTLKLPSGRVSDQLFPYKSFIRQVASELQVDWKITSFQNLHITAPDDKNKDLLKALIKHFRLDTQHKSEFSKELFGCTSFPQCPLAFAEAERIIPNLEHTIEALLLKHNLLDLQISMRVSGCPNSCARPELAEIGLIGKSKSRYNLYLGADRAGTRMNFLFQESVTLEDIYKQLDSLFHQYSVNKNHQEYFGDFCHRTIQCNN, encoded by the coding sequence ATGTCTACTGAAATTGAAAAATTAAAAATAAATAGTAATGCCTTACGAGGTACAATTAAACAATCTCTAAACAATCCTATCACCTCTAGACTTGCAACCGGTGATGATCAGTTAATTAAATTTCATGGCATATACCAACAAGATAATCGCGATAGGAGAGAAGCAAGGGAGAAAATACGCTTAGAGCCTGACCACTCATTTATGTTACGCATTCGAATACCTGCAGGGATAGTAACTTCAAAGCAATTAATTGCCATAAATGATATATCTGATAGCTATGGAGAAAAACATTACAAATGCACAACAAGGCAAACAATCCAGATTCACCACATCGCAAAACAAAATCTCCCCTCAGTTATTTCTCATTTACATTTGGCTGGCTTAGACTCTAAAGCTACATGCGGTGATGTGAATAGGAATATCACCACAGCTTCGCATACTCTCAAACCCGCCTTGCTTCAAGAATGCCTTGTTATGGCACAAGAATTAAGTGATGCGTTTTTACCAACCAGTCAAGCCTATGAAGATTTATTTTTGGGTAACAATACTACTACTATGGTACCAGATGCAATGTATCAAGATCGTTATTTGCCCAGAAAATTTAAAACCGCAATTGCCATTCCCCCAATCAATGATTGTGACCTTTTCACTAATGACTTAGGGTTTATAGTAAATGGGGAAAAAGAAATAGAAAGCATTACGCTAGTATTAGGGGGAGGACTAGGGCATACATTTGGTAATGTAAAAACTTTTCCAAAGTTAGGTACACCGATAGGTAATTTCCCAAAAAAACATTTACCTGCTGTGATGAAAGCCGTACTTGAATTTCAAAGAGACTTTGGAAATAGAAATGACAGAAAATTATCCAGACTGAAACACACCATCGCTGAGCTTGGACTAGAGTTCACAAAAAAAGAATTAGAAAAAATATCATCAATCACATTTGACCCACCCATATTTCAAGCATTCACCACTGGGCAGGAATGTTTTGGTTGGAACATTGATGAAAATGGTAAAAGTAGATATACGCTTAAATTACCATCGGGTAGAGTATCTGATCAACTATTTCCCTATAAATCATTTATTCGACAGGTTGCCAGTGAGCTACAAGTAGATTGGAAAATAACTTCTTTCCAAAATCTTCACATCACAGCACCAGATGACAAAAACAAAGATTTACTTAAGGCATTAATAAAACATTTTCGACTAGACACACAGCATAAAAGTGAGTTTAGCAAAGAGCTTTTTGGGTGCACAAGTTTTCCACAGTGCCCACTCGCATTTGCAGAAGCAGAAAGGATAATTCCAAACCTTGAACATACAATCGAAGCGTTACTGCTAAAACATAACCTACTTGACTTGCAAATCTCAATGCGAGTTTCAGGATGTCCGAATAGTTGTGCTAGACCAGAATTAGCCGAAATTGGTTTAATTGGGAAATCAAAATCAAGGTACAACCTATATCTTGGAGCAGACCGAGCAGGGACAAGAATGAATTTTCTTTTTCAAGAAAGTGTGACCTTAGAAGATATCTATAAGCAATTAGACAGTTTATTTCATCAATATTCAGTAAATAAAAACCATCAAGAATATTTTGGAGATTTTTGTCATAGAACTATTCAATGTAACAATTAG
- the cobA gene encoding uroporphyrinogen-III C-methyltransferase, with the protein MFLLGLKLEECSITIIGGGVVALSKLRTVLQFQGKPRIIAPIILKEIVLLANEYSLPVEQCKWECSSKPKALLTIVATDSQEINQGIAFEIKKSGALVVAADNIENSNCSFVALIKRANMTIGISSSGVAPVLAQTIKKRIEELFATHLEDLITILASARVTIKSRFPLLSTRRAWYKNIFLKIPPFNPTLHKSKQEIITIIEQSFSTSEMVHAKGSLTLVGAGPGARDLLTLRALHAIESADVILYDSLVSEDTLATARRDAVCINTGKRHGLHRYHQPEIHQEILKYTSQGLQVIRLKGGDPLLFAQASEELHFAKKHNIPFAVIPGISAHTSACAQHAFPITKNEISDSVLITTAHNNKKPLGWWKALVRKNQTVILYMSRDKLLPIVKKVTALGIPLNTPIACIADSSLSTHAILKTTFGAIAKNQNMLMEYLEQAKNQNKAVITIFGNSIKK; encoded by the coding sequence GTGTTTTTACTTGGATTAAAACTAGAAGAATGTTCAATAACAATAATCGGAGGAGGTGTTGTTGCTTTGTCAAAGTTAAGAACTGTATTACAATTTCAAGGCAAACCAAGAATTATCGCTCCAATAATACTTAAAGAAATTGTGTTACTCGCAAATGAGTATTCTCTACCAGTTGAACAGTGCAAATGGGAATGCTCATCAAAACCAAAGGCTTTGCTTACTATCGTCGCCACAGATTCACAAGAAATTAATCAGGGAATCGCATTTGAAATAAAAAAAAGCGGCGCCTTGGTAGTGGCTGCTGATAATATTGAAAACAGCAATTGTTCCTTTGTAGCACTGATAAAGAGAGCTAATATGACCATTGGTATTTCATCGAGTGGTGTTGCTCCGGTCTTAGCTCAGACTATAAAAAAAAGAATTGAAGAACTTTTCGCTACCCATCTTGAAGATCTTATTACCATTCTTGCCTCAGCACGAGTAACGATTAAATCTAGATTTCCTTTACTGTCTACGCGTAGAGCATGGTATAAAAATATTTTTTTAAAAATACCCCCATTCAATCCTACACTCCATAAATCAAAGCAAGAAATTATTACCATAATCGAACAATCTTTTTCCACTTCAGAAATGGTTCACGCCAAGGGATCTTTGACATTAGTTGGCGCAGGACCAGGGGCTAGAGATTTACTAACGCTACGAGCACTGCACGCTATTGAAAGTGCGGATGTCATCCTTTATGATTCACTTGTTTCTGAAGACACGCTCGCAACGGCCAGGCGAGATGCAGTTTGTATAAATACTGGAAAAAGACATGGCTTGCATCGGTACCATCAACCAGAAATACACCAAGAAATTCTAAAATACACTTCGCAAGGATTACAAGTAATTAGATTAAAAGGTGGGGACCCGCTCTTATTCGCACAAGCGAGTGAGGAACTTCATTTTGCAAAAAAACATAACATCCCTTTCGCGGTTATTCCGGGCATTTCCGCACACACATCTGCTTGTGCACAACATGCCTTTCCAATAACTAAAAATGAAATATCAGATTCTGTATTAATCACCACTGCACATAATAATAAAAAACCCTTAGGTTGGTGGAAAGCACTGGTGAGAAAAAATCAAACGGTCATTCTGTACATGTCAAGAGATAAACTTCTACCTATCGTTAAAAAAGTTACCGCGTTAGGAATACCTTTGAACACTCCAATCGCTTGTATAGCAGATAGTAGTTTGAGTACCCATGCGATATTAAAAACCACCTTTGGTGCTATAGCTAAAAATCAAAATATGCTTATGGAATACTTAGAACAAGCGAAAAATCAAAACAAAGCGGTCATTACAATTTTTGGCAATTCAATTAAAAAGTAG
- a CDS encoding c-type cytochrome translates to MVYKQFKVTILCLSAIVLVSSTNLFAEESIASGKVIFETCKGCHSIKGYQSTYPSYHVPYLYGQNQTYITTALRGYRDGARKHGSMVFNAGSLSDQDIQNVAVFLSSGNSPASTNPPNNKIASVRGKELYQATCLSCHGENGVTQMENTPHLAGQYKDYLRNAIQSYKSGIRNNAIMATFVSQLTDKDIEDISLYLSSLSGPLTTAPR, encoded by the coding sequence ATGGTCTATAAACAATTTAAGGTGACGATTCTATGTTTAAGCGCTATAGTTCTCGTCTCCTCTACTAATCTATTTGCAGAAGAATCAATTGCGAGTGGCAAGGTAATTTTTGAAACCTGTAAAGGGTGTCACAGCATTAAAGGATATCAGTCCACATATCCTAGTTATCATGTTCCCTATCTGTATGGTCAGAACCAGACCTACATAACTACCGCGCTAAGAGGATATAGAGATGGGGCAAGGAAACATGGGTCAATGGTCTTTAATGCAGGTTCTCTGAGCGATCAAGATATTCAAAATGTTGCGGTCTTCCTTTCAAGTGGTAACAGCCCTGCCTCAACAAACCCTCCGAACAATAAAATAGCATCAGTGCGCGGTAAAGAATTATACCAAGCAACATGCCTCTCGTGCCATGGTGAAAACGGAGTAACGCAAATGGAAAACACTCCACATCTTGCCGGTCAATACAAAGATTATTTGCGCAATGCCATCCAATCATATAAAAGCGGAATTAGGAACAATGCTATTATGGCAACTTTTGTAAGCCAATTGACCGATAAAGATATTGAAGATATTTCATTGTATCTCAGCTCACTATCTGGTCCCCTCACCACAGCTCCGCGCTAA